The DNA region GTCGATATTAACGCCGCCGGTGTATACAACGGCAAGGTCAAGGTGATGCCGGTCAACACCAGTTCTTCGGATAGCGATAACAACAATGGCAACCAGCCGGAAAAAGACTCGATCGACAAATACGTGATCGTACAGCTGGACAAATGGCCTAAAGGCATCGAGCGGGGCAGACCGCTCAGCGTTTCCATCGTCACCGAGCGCAAGGAAAACGCCGTGCTCATTCCGATTTCCGCCCTGCGCACGATTGGTTCGCGTACCTATGTGCAGGTCGTCGAAAAGGACGGCAGCAAACGCGAAGCCGACGTTGAAGTTGGCCTGCAGACTTCGACCGATATTGAAATCGTTAAAGGTCTTACGCCGGGGCAGAAAGTAGTGGGTCGTTAATGGGTGTACCTTTATTGCGCTTACTGTTCCGCAAAATGTGGAACACGAAATGGCTGACGTTCAGTACGCTGCTTGGTCTTATCGTTGCTGTTTCGTTTACCGTCAGCATACCGATGTATTCGGACGGTTCGCTGAAGCGGGTCGTTTCGAGTACGTTAAAAGGCGAAAGCGAAGGACTTCCCGCAGGTTCCCTGATCATGAGCTACCAGGCGCCGGGGGGAACGAAGACGGACATCGGCGGCTTAAAGGCCGTGGATGAATATATTGTCAACGAGGTGCCGAAGGAAATCGGTTTTCCTCATGAAACCTATGTCAATACGCGTTCGATCCGGAGCACCGAGGTGTACCCGGTTGACCCGACCAAGGTCGATGCGAGCCGGACGCGAACGATGACGCTCTCCTCGATGAGCGGACTCCAGGATCATGTCGAGCTGTCCGGAGGCAAAATGTTTTCAGAAAAGGCCAGCGGAGATACGATCGAGGCGCTGATGCTGGAGGAGGCGATGTACCGCCAGGACCTGCACGTCGGCGACGTGATGGAGTATCCTGTAAGCGGCGGTTCGGGCATTACGCTTAAAGTAAAAATCGTCGGCGCGTTTCAGCCCAAAAACGAGAGCGATCCGTATTGGTACCAGGGTTTTGAGGGGATGATGAACAGCTTCTACCTCCCTGACAAAGTGTTTAATGAAGATCTGCTTCAGCGCATGTCGATACCGCTTCACAATTCGAGCTGGTATTATGCCTTTGATCTTCGGGAGATTAAAACGAGCCAGCTATCGCCGCTGGCAGGTACGCTGGATCGTTTGAACATCGAACTGTACCAGAAGCTGAAGGATGCAAAAGTCGATGTCTCTTTTGGAAGCCTGCTGAACGATTTCCGCAAGCAGAGCCTGCAGATGCAGACGCTGCTGTTTACGCTGGCGGCGCCGATGATCGCCATGGTGTTCTACTATATCGTGATGAATGCCCGCCAAGCTCTCGACAAGCAGCAAAGCGACATCGCCGTTCTGCGCAGCCGGGGAGCGTCGACTAAGCAAATCGTTTTTATTTATTTGCTGGAGAGCTTGATTCTAGGTGTCGTGGCGCTGATCCTGGGACCGCTGCTGGGCTGGTTTATGTCCAAATCGATTGGAGCGGCCGACGGGTTTTTGACGTTCGTCAACCGCAAATCGATTCCGGTCGGCTTTAATTTTGATGCGCTTGTGTTAGGGGCTTTGGCGGTTGTCATCGCGATTCTGGCGACCCTGCTGCCGGCGGTATCCTATGCCCGCGCCTCGATCGTCAAAGCGAAGCAAAAGCAGGCCCGCTCCGACCGGGCGCCCTTCTGGCAGCGCTGGTTCCTGGACATCGTGCTGATGGGGATTTCCGCTTACGGCTACTATATGTTCCAGGAACGCCAAATGCTGACGTTCCAAACCGGGTTGACCACGGATGAGCTGCAGGTTCAGCCGTTCCTGTTTTTCGTCCCGGCGCTGGCCATCTTTTCGATCGGTTTGTTCTTCTTGCGCGTGTTTCCGTGGCTGCTCAAGCTGATCGGCTGGCTCGGCAAAAAATGGCTGCCCGTGCCTTATTATTTAAGTTTGACCCAACTGTCGCGGTCATCATTGTCCTATTATCCGCTGATGATTTTGCTGGTATTGACGCTCGGGCTCGGCGTTTACAATGCATCCGCCGCCCGGACGATCGATCTGAACTCGACGGAGCGGACGCTCTACAAATACGGGGCGGATGTAATCATGAAGACGGTATGGGATGGAACGCCGGAAATTAAGCGTCCATCGCAGGGGTCGGGCCAAGGCGGCCAAGGGCAGGGCGGCGGTTCCGGCCAATCGGGGAATCCGGGAGCGCCGGGCGGAGGCGGCCCGGGCGGCGGACAAAACCAGAGACCGACCAAGGTGATCTATGCGTCGGAGCCGCCGTTTGAAATTTTCCGCCAGCTGGATGGCGTGGAAAATGCGGCGCGCGTCCTGCAAACGAAAGGCAATATTATCATTTCCGGCCGCTCGGCCGGGCAGGGCAACGTGATGGGGATCGACAATGTCGATTTTGCCAAGGTTGCCTGGTTCCGGGACGATTTGTTCCCGACGCATCCGTACAATTATTTGAATTTTCTGGGCATGAACGAAAGCGCGGCTTTGGTTCCGTCCAATCTGGCCGAGAAATACAAGCTGAAGCTGGGGGATGTATTCACTGTTTCGCTTAACGATCAGCCGGTGGAATTCGCCGTGTACGGCATCATTCCGTATTGGCCCAGCCAATATCCGGACCAGACACCATTTGTTATCGCCAACCTCGATTATATCTACGATCAGGTTCCGCTTATTCCTTACGAGGTTTGGCTGAAGATGAAGCCGGGCGCCAAGGTGGCGCCGCTTATTCCGAAGCTGGCCGAAAAGAACATCGAATTGTATGAGGTGAGCGATGTGCGCAGCGAATTGGCGGCGCAGAGCAAGCACCCGACCCGCGGCGGGGTGTTCGGCATTTTGAGCCTTGGCTTCCTCGTTTCGGTCATCGTGTCGCTGATCGGATACGTGCTTTACTGGTTCTTTAATTTATCCGGGCGGGTCGTTCAGTTCGGGATTTTGCGGGCGATGGGCTTGTCGCGCAAGCAGCTGACCTTTATGCTGCTGACCGAGCAAATATTGACGGCGGGCTTATCGATCGTGCTCGGCATCGTCATCGGCAAAATCGCCGGCAGGCTGTACCTGCCGTTCCTGCAAACCGCCGATAACGTGACCACGCAGGTTCCGCCGTTCCGGATCGTGTTCGACTCGCAGGATACGCTGCAGCTCTACGTGGTCGTGTTGGTGATGCTGCTGCTCGGAGCCGGCCTGCTGCTGTGGCAAATCCGGCGGCTGCGCGTGCATCAAGCCGTGAAAATGGGAGAGGAGCGGTAGCCGATGATACACTGCGAAGGATTGGTCAAAATTTTCAAGTCCGAGGACATCGAAGTCGTAGCGCTTCAGGGTCTTAATCTAACCGTGGAGCAAGGCGAAATGATGGCCATAATCGGGAACAGCGGCAGCGGCAAATCAACCCTGCTGAACATTCTGGGCGGCCTTGACCGGCCTTCGGCCGGCCAGGTGTCCGTCGGCGGCTGGGATCTGCTGAAGATTCGCGACGATCAACTGGTGGAATATAAGCGCAGCACGGTAGGTTTCGTATGGCAAAACAACGCGCGCAACCTATTGCCTTATTTAACGGCCCTGGAGAACGTCGAGATGCCGATGCTGCTGACCGGCAAGCTGGACCGCAATTATGCCAAGGAACTGCTGGAGCGGGTTGGACTCAAGCACCGGATGCACAACAAGCTCCACCAGCTATCCGGCGGGGAGCAGCAGCGGGTGGCGATCGCCATTTCGCTTTCGAACCGTCCGAAACTGCTGCTTGCCGACGAACCGACCGGATCGGTCGATACGGCGACATCCGATCAAATCATGCAGATTTTTCGCCAGGTCAACCGGGATATCGGCATCACGGTCGTCATCGTTACGCATGATTTGACGCTGGCG from Paenibacillus macerans includes:
- a CDS encoding ABC transporter permease; amino-acid sequence: MGVPLLRLLFRKMWNTKWLTFSTLLGLIVAVSFTVSIPMYSDGSLKRVVSSTLKGESEGLPAGSLIMSYQAPGGTKTDIGGLKAVDEYIVNEVPKEIGFPHETYVNTRSIRSTEVYPVDPTKVDASRTRTMTLSSMSGLQDHVELSGGKMFSEKASGDTIEALMLEEAMYRQDLHVGDVMEYPVSGGSGITLKVKIVGAFQPKNESDPYWYQGFEGMMNSFYLPDKVFNEDLLQRMSIPLHNSSWYYAFDLREIKTSQLSPLAGTLDRLNIELYQKLKDAKVDVSFGSLLNDFRKQSLQMQTLLFTLAAPMIAMVFYYIVMNARQALDKQQSDIAVLRSRGASTKQIVFIYLLESLILGVVALILGPLLGWFMSKSIGAADGFLTFVNRKSIPVGFNFDALVLGALAVVIAILATLLPAVSYARASIVKAKQKQARSDRAPFWQRWFLDIVLMGISAYGYYMFQERQMLTFQTGLTTDELQVQPFLFFVPALAIFSIGLFFLRVFPWLLKLIGWLGKKWLPVPYYLSLTQLSRSSLSYYPLMILLVLTLGLGVYNASAARTIDLNSTERTLYKYGADVIMKTVWDGTPEIKRPSQGSGQGGQGQGGGSGQSGNPGAPGGGGPGGGQNQRPTKVIYASEPPFEIFRQLDGVENAARVLQTKGNIIISGRSAGQGNVMGIDNVDFAKVAWFRDDLFPTHPYNYLNFLGMNESAALVPSNLAEKYKLKLGDVFTVSLNDQPVEFAVYGIIPYWPSQYPDQTPFVIANLDYIYDQVPLIPYEVWLKMKPGAKVAPLIPKLAEKNIELYEVSDVRSELAAQSKHPTRGGVFGILSLGFLVSVIVSLIGYVLYWFFNLSGRVVQFGILRAMGLSRKQLTFMLLTEQILTAGLSIVLGIVIGKIAGRLYLPFLQTADNVTTQVPPFRIVFDSQDTLQLYVVVLVMLLLGAGLLLWQIRRLRVHQAVKMGEER
- a CDS encoding ABC transporter ATP-binding protein, giving the protein MIHCEGLVKIFKSEDIEVVALQGLNLTVEQGEMMAIIGNSGSGKSTLLNILGGLDRPSAGQVSVGGWDLLKIRDDQLVEYKRSTVGFVWQNNARNLLPYLTALENVEMPMLLTGKLDRNYAKELLERVGLKHRMHNKLHQLSGGEQQRVAIAISLSNRPKLLLADEPTGSVDTATSDQIMQIFRQVNRDIGITVVIVTHDLTLAGKVDRVVAIRDGLTSTEFVKRNPNLDLAAAEGLGGGLQEVHEAFVVVDRVGRLQVPKEYLEAVGIGGRASMEFDGEKIIITAPKALEGDGVK